The Blastococcus sp. HT6-4 genome window below encodes:
- a CDS encoding MoxR family ATPase — protein sequence MPRPPSQSPNFSSVADVSKRLSTAGYLPDAQIATTVFLADRLGKPLLVEGPAGTGKTELAKALAAATGSELIRLQCYEGLDEARALYEWNYKKQLLRIQASQAEGGADWDTVHDDIFGEEFLLSRPLLTAIRRTEPTVLLIDETDKADVEVEGLLLEVLSDFQVTIPELGTITATRRPTVVLTSNATRELSEALKRRCLYLALDYPTAEREREIVLSRVPDLAPGLADQLVRTVRALRGLQLKKSPSISETLDWAQTLLELGLDTLDEPAMASTLGVVLKHASDQTRAAAELRLN from the coding sequence ATGCCCCGCCCGCCGTCCCAGTCCCCGAACTTCTCGTCGGTCGCGGACGTCAGCAAGCGGCTGTCCACGGCGGGCTACCTGCCCGACGCGCAGATCGCGACGACGGTCTTCCTCGCCGACCGCCTGGGCAAGCCGCTGCTCGTCGAGGGCCCCGCCGGCACCGGGAAGACGGAGCTGGCCAAGGCGCTGGCGGCGGCCACCGGGTCGGAGCTGATCCGGCTGCAGTGCTACGAGGGGCTGGACGAGGCCCGCGCGCTGTACGAGTGGAACTACAAGAAGCAGCTGCTGCGCATCCAGGCCTCGCAGGCCGAGGGCGGCGCCGACTGGGACACCGTCCACGACGACATCTTCGGCGAGGAGTTCCTGCTCTCCCGGCCGCTGCTCACCGCGATCCGCCGGACCGAGCCCACCGTGCTGCTCATCGACGAGACCGACAAGGCCGACGTCGAGGTGGAGGGTCTGCTGCTGGAGGTGCTCAGCGACTTCCAGGTGACCATCCCCGAGCTCGGCACGATCACCGCGACCCGCCGGCCGACCGTCGTCCTCACCTCCAACGCCACCCGCGAGCTCTCCGAGGCGCTCAAGCGGCGCTGCCTGTACCTGGCGCTGGACTACCCCACGGCCGAGCGGGAGCGCGAGATCGTGCTGTCGCGGGTGCCCGACCTCGCGCCGGGCCTGGCCGACCAGCTGGTGCGCACGGTGCGCGCCCTGCGCGGGCTGCAGCTGAAGAAGTCGCCGTCGATCTCGGAGACCCTCGACTGGGCGCAGACCCTCCTCGAGCTGGGGCTGGACACCCTCGACGAGCCGGCGATGGCCTCGACCCTCGGCGTGGTGCTCAAGCACGCCAGCGACCAGACCCGGGCCGCCGCCGAGCTGCGGCTGAACTGA